Within the Aeromicrobium sp. Root236 genome, the region CGGCCGGGCGAGCGCGATCGAGACCCTCGACGAACCGTCCGCCACGCTGACGATGTCGACCGAGGCGTTCACGGTGCTGACGGCCGGGCGTCGCACGCCCGACCAGCTGGACATCACGATCGAGGGCGACGAGGAGCTCGCGCGGGCGACCCTCGACGCCATGCCGATCATGTCCTGACCGGCGGATCTTCCTCTACGCTGGCGCGATGACCTGGAGCACCCGCGACATCCCCGACCTCACCGGCAAGCGTGCCGTCATCACGGGCGTCACCGGGGGCCTGGGCCTGCACACCGCGATCGGGCTCGGCCGGGCCGGCGCCGACCTCGTCGTGACGGCCCGCGACGAGCGCAAGGCCGAGATCGCCCTCGCCCGCATCGCCGACAAGGCGCCGGGCGCGCTAGCCGAGGTCGTCTCGCTCGACCTCGCCGACCTCGCCGACGTGCGACGGGCGGCGGCCGAGGTCACCAAGACGTACGAGCGCGTCGACATCCTCGTCAACAACGCCGGCATCATGGTGCCCCCGCGCTACTCGACGACCGCCGACGGGTTCGAGCTCCAGATCGGCACCAACCACCTCGGCCACTTCGCGTGGACCGCGGCCCTGTGGCCGGTCCTGCGCGACAGCGCCGCCCGCATCGTCTCCGTCGCCTCGCTGGCGCACACGACGGTCGGCAGCGTCGACCTCACCACGCTGGCCCCCGGCGGCACACCCCAGCGCTACCGCCGCTGGCAGTCGTACGGCCAGTCCAAGCTGGCCAACCTGCTGTTCGCCCTCGAGCTCGACCGCCGGGCCAAGGCCGCCGGGCTGGACGTCGTGAGCGTCGGCGCCCACCCGGGCTACGCCGCCACGAACATCACGAAGACCGGACCCACCAGCAGCGGGCTCTCACTGCCGGGAATGGGCATGCACCAGGTCAGCCGGATCATCGCGCAACCCGCCGCGCTCGGTGCGATGCCGCTGCTGATGGCGGCGACCGATCCGGCCCTCACCGGTGGCGAGTACGTCGGGCCGTCGGGCTTCCGCGGGCTCCGCGGCAAGCCCAGGATCGTGACGCCGAGCCGGGCCGCGCGGGACGAGGAGCTCGCGCGGGACCTGTGGTCGGCGTCCGAGACGGCGGTCGGCGCGACGTTCGAGGTCTGACCCGCGAACCGCTCTGCGATGCCCGAGAGAATCGCGGATCACGCGCCGATTCGCCTCATGTGGGATCGCCCACACGCACCCTGTCCTCGCGTGCCTTCCGCGCCAGGTTGACGTAACGTCGAAGACCTGATGATTCGAGACATGACGCACAGCGACTTCGACACCATCGTCCACCTCAACCAGAACGCCCTCGAGGGCGTCGGACCCCTCGACAACGAGAGCCTCTCGCTCCTCGTCAAGATGTCCGACCAGGCGCTCGTCGCCGAGGACTCCGGCGACATCGCCGGCTTCGTCATCACCCTGCCCCCAGGTGCCGAGTACGACTCGAGCCGCTACCGGTGGTTCGAGGACAAGCTCGTCGACGACTACGTCTACCTGGACCGCATCGTCGTGTCCGGTGACCACCGCCGCAAGGGGGTGGCCTCCAAGCTCTACGAGGAGATCGAGGGCGACACTCCCGTCGCGCTCGAGGTCTACGAGACCAACGACGTCTCCCTCGCGTTCCACGAGAGCCGCGGCTTCGAGGAAGTCGGCGCGCTGACGCACGACGGCAAGACCAACCTCATGCTGGTCCGCGAGCCCGACGAGGCCTGAGCCTCCGACCCCACCTCGTGGCGGGCCATCGACCGTACGACGGTCGGTGGCCCGCTCCTCGTTGATCTTCCGCCAATTCCCGGCGACGCGCGGCACCCGAGCCCTACTGTGATCGGCATGTCCATCAACGAGCCTCCCCCGCCGCAGCGCGGGCTCACCGGCGCGGAGCGCGGTCCCGCCCTCACCGACCTCGAGCACGAGGTCGCCGACGCCCGGTCCATGCCGCAGAAGCTGCTCGCGGCCGCCAGCCCGAAGCTCTACTTCGGGATGGTCAAGGAGTATCCGGCCGGCATCAAGCAGTTCCTCTGGTTGTGCCTCGGCATCCTCTACCCGTTCTGGCTGATCGCCGTGGTCATCGCCTGGCCGGTCATGATGATCCTGAAGCTCCTCGGCAAGATCCTGTTCGCCGTCTGGTGGTTCTGCACCGGTTGGTTCTGGAAGCGGCTCGGCGGCGAGAAACCGAGCGCCTGAGTGAGGCTCCTGCCGCGGCGACGTTCCGGCGTCACGGTGTCGGTCGCTCCTGACCGCCCCCTCCTGCCGACGGAGTCGCTCACCGCGACCGTCACGCTCGACGAGCCTCTGGACGACGTCATCGACGCCCGGATCGAGATCGGGTACGTCAACACCTACACGTACGAGTGGGCGCGCAACACCACCACCGACCTGATCGGCCCGACGAGTGCCGGCGGCCGCAGCGACGCCAAGGACTGGGTCGCGGCCGGCCATGCCCCGATCACGTTCGCCGGCGGCACGCTGGCAGCGGGGACGCACACCGCGACCGTACGACTGCCGTCGTGGTCCCCCGGTACGTCCGACCCTGCCGTGGCGTGGCAGGCCCGGCTCGCGGTCCAGCGCAGGGGCAGGTCGCCCGAGGCCGAGGCCTCGTTCACGGTCGTCGTGCCTGCGCCCGATCCAGTCCCGACCGAGACGCGGCTCGTCCAGGGCGAGAGTGCGATCGCCAACAGCATCCGCTTCGACATCGTCCCGGACGCGGTGGCCTACCGCGCCGGCGACGTGGTCCGCGGCACGATCTCGGTGACGCCGACCGAGCCGGTCACCAGGAGTGCCACCGCCGACGTGCGGTTCTACCGGACCCAGGTCTCGCATCCGCTCGAGAAGCCGCCGTCGCCCGACATCGAGTGGTTCAGCCGCCCCCACGTGACGGTGGCCAAGGACCTCGCACTGGTGCAGGGCGTCACGACCGAGGTCCCGTTCGAGCTGACCCTGCCCGCCGACGCCTCGCCGAGCGTCGAGGCGGTGCACAACTCGATCGAGTGGTGGGTGCTCGCGACGATCACGTTCTCGGGCATGACCGGCGCGATCGAGCGTGCTCGGCGCGAGCTCGTGGTCTACAACGCCTGAGCGCGCCACTCCTCGGCGAGGAGCGCATACGCGTATCCGTCCTGCCAGCCGTGGTCGCGGTGCAGGGAGTCCTTGACGTTGTGGGCCTCGCGGCGCATGCCGAGCCGCTCCATCACGCGCCACGACGGCTCGTTGGCCGCGAAGCACATCGCCACGACCCGACGCAGCCCGAGCTCCTCGAAGCAGATCCGCAGGAGGGCGGCGATCGCCTCGGTCGCCAGCCCTTGCCCGTGGTGCGCAGGGTCGAACACCCAGCCGAGCTCGGCCTCGGTGGCCTCGGCCTGATCAGCCACTTCTCGCTGCGCGTACGCGTCCTGGACCTTGACCATCAGGTCGCCGATCATCTGCCCGTCGTGCTCGACGATCACGGCCGTCGAGCCGTCGCCGAAGCGCTCGGCGAGCGAGTCGACGTCCGTCGAGAGTCCGCCGATCCACTCGGCGACCTCCGCCTGCGAGCGGTAGTCGAAGATCCGCGGCACGTCGCCGGCCTCGAAGCGACGGAGCACGAGTCGGTCGGTGTGCACTGGCCAGACGGCGTCATCAAGTCGGGAACCCATGCCTCATGATCTCAACTAGCCGCGCGTGCGGCCGTAGGCCTCGGGCTCCTCGGCCATGACCTTGGCTCGCGACTTGACCCGGTAGCGCCAGATCTGGGCCAGGCCGAGGAAC harbors:
- a CDS encoding oxidoreductase, producing the protein MTWSTRDIPDLTGKRAVITGVTGGLGLHTAIGLGRAGADLVVTARDERKAEIALARIADKAPGALAEVVSLDLADLADVRRAAAEVTKTYERVDILVNNAGIMVPPRYSTTADGFELQIGTNHLGHFAWTAALWPVLRDSAARIVSVASLAHTTVGSVDLTTLAPGGTPQRYRRWQSYGQSKLANLLFALELDRRAKAAGLDVVSVGAHPGYAATNITKTGPTSSGLSLPGMGMHQVSRIIAQPAALGAMPLLMAATDPALTGGEYVGPSGFRGLRGKPRIVTPSRAARDEELARDLWSASETAVGATFEV
- a CDS encoding GNAT family N-acetyltransferase, which produces MGSRLDDAVWPVHTDRLVLRRFEAGDVPRIFDYRSQAEVAEWIGGLSTDVDSLAERFGDGSTAVIVEHDGQMIGDLMVKVQDAYAQREVADQAEATEAELGWVFDPAHHGQGLATEAIAALLRICFEELGLRRVVAMCFAANEPSWRVMERLGMRREAHNVKDSLHRDHGWQDGYAYALLAEEWRAQAL
- a CDS encoding GNAT family N-acetyltransferase, with protein sequence MTHSDFDTIVHLNQNALEGVGPLDNESLSLLVKMSDQALVAEDSGDIAGFVITLPPGAEYDSSRYRWFEDKLVDDYVYLDRIVVSGDHRRKGVASKLYEEIEGDTPVALEVYETNDVSLAFHESRGFEEVGALTHDGKTNLMLVREPDEA